From one Cyprinus carpio isolate SPL01 chromosome B3, ASM1834038v1, whole genome shotgun sequence genomic stretch:
- the LOC109087092 gene encoding CD9 antigen-like, which produces MDGCTQMCRVFLILFNFLFALVGFGLVALGMWLRFGAETRGFFDIDMKTTQFNIGVMVLVVTGVLMLLVAIIGDCGACNNSKAALGVFSGLLTVLIIIEIAAGVMAFMWSDRVSDELVNFYATIYAQYVNTNSPSQAVTLKLFHNACVGGAIEMLVRDTCPKGSFMEKLMYSSCLGAIKEFFDANAPLVLGGFLGTAGIMLVALVCSSVLYSSLKPSYYSSPNNY; this is translated from the exons ATGGACGGGTGCACGCAGATGTGTAGAGTTTTCCTGATCCTGTTTAACTTTCTGTTCGCT CTGGTGGGGTTCGGTCTGGTAGCTCTGGGAATGTGGCTTCGGTTCGGAGCAGAGACCCGAGGGTTCTTCGACATCGATATGAAGACCACTCAGTTCAACATTG gaGTGATGGTGCTGGTGGTCACCGGGGTCCTGATGCTGCTGGTGGCCATCATCGGTGACTGCGGAGCCTGCAACAACAGCAAAGCAGCCCTCGGTGTG TTTTCTGGCCTGCTGACCGTTCTGATCATCATTGAAATCGCAGCTGGTGTGATGGCCTTCATGTGGAGCGACcgg GTGTCAGATGAGTTGGTGAACTTCTATGCCACCATCTACGCTCAGTATGTCAACACCAATAGCCCTAGTCAAGCTGTCACCCTCAAACTATTCCACAACGCt tgtgtcgGTGGAGCGATTGAGATGCTTGTGCGAGACACCTGTCCAAAGGGCAGCTTTATGGAGAAGCTGATGTATTCT agcTGTCTCGGCGCGATCAAGGAGTTCTTCGATGCAAACGCTCCGCTGGTGTTGGGAGGGTTTCTGGGGACGGCAGGAATCATG CTGGTGGCGCTTGTCTGCAGCTCTGTGCTCTATAGTAGCCTCAAGCCGTCTTACTACTCTTCTCCAAACAACTACTGA